A single window of Synechococcus sp. CBW1004 DNA harbors:
- a CDS encoding UvrD-helicase domain-containing protein — protein sequence MTLPPFEPNAMPLTPGIRLLEASAGTGKTFALAHLVLRLVSEGSRPLAIEQLLVVTFTAAAAAELRDRIAGRLQKALGLLEAIAAASADPDDPAPPLPPDLDQPLREWLAAQGPDPAPLLRGRLLLALEQLDRADITTIHGFCRRTLQRQALEAGLGPAVALESGAAERRGQIVHDYWQQQVLPLPAGHLAGLISRGVGPDRLAVVLQALDGDPALELDPLPEGVELEQPLATQLQARWQASWTRFAELWRRDAEELEHNLAASANAAKASGIDYRPYRLKPRPDKLDTVNGWLSGLEEPPGYGDLLEVKPLRDYFHPGPVQKLESAAHPEGTRLPQAELLQAIADLVDGPAELLLLHFAHWGRAELARRRERSGEMGYGQLLEQLDPGEQVDPGDTLGPREQPDTPLLRAVAARYRAALIDEFQDTDPIQWRILQGAFGGDPPRHLLVMVGDPKQAIYRFRGGELATYRRAAVQAEARYGLVENRRSSSGLIDGLNALMRPGLVRSELEVPEVLCRARGEELTLEAGEASLQLLQLEPDQLEKQVAAFCQSLLERHLRLCKGASHRLLEPGDLCLLVSTHKEAEALRVALERRGLPSRLVSQGDVFASEGALALQRLLDALGAPGDPGRLRLLAASTLLGWSAERIRSATPQAWDGLAERIARLAERLPQQGLTAVLGQLLSGEGLARLALRGRALADLQQAAELLQEQMHRQGLSPVAAADWLRNLRLQEEREVPEEHRCRSDAAESAIAVVTIHRSKGLEYPVVICPSLWRGERATRGGSASVGRRWRPPGSRRPRFDLHLDPRWGPGRDAALQNAEAERQEAERKAYVACTRARHLLVLGWPGADQAQQGNPLSPWLVDEGSEDGLRRLPLHRIDPDALPPARPRWRPGPSRGELQAGPRPERSLDSRWGRASYSAWTHAAAALPPEARDEGRDSDALSRDGEDAVAEVGEGVEPGAERSHDQLPASASASASASWPALGPLARFPRGAGPGDALHRMLELIDYPALAAGDLEAAAGVVSRELDRAGLAADLAGGVLTAFQQLVQTPLGGELGSLRLADLEPAGWLNELAFDLPLSIGPERLVRSSGLAEVFRRHNGGRFGRDYATQVQALRVASRGFLTGSIDLVFRCGERWWVADWKSNFLGRRDAGGAVLRCGPADYSGAAMEQLMASNHYPLQAHLYLVALHRYLRWRLPGYAPERHLGGYAYVFLRGVPGPVAGEICADDVPGVLVERPPLQRLLTLDALLREGQP from the coding sequence GTGACGCTGCCTCCCTTCGAGCCCAACGCCATGCCGCTCACTCCGGGCATCCGCCTGCTCGAGGCCAGTGCCGGCACGGGCAAGACCTTCGCTCTGGCCCATCTGGTGCTGCGGCTGGTGAGCGAGGGCTCGCGGCCCCTGGCGATCGAGCAGCTGCTGGTGGTCACCTTCACCGCCGCCGCGGCCGCCGAACTGCGCGACCGCATCGCCGGCCGTCTGCAGAAGGCCCTCGGGCTGCTTGAAGCGATCGCGGCAGCCAGCGCGGACCCCGACGATCCGGCGCCTCCACTGCCGCCCGATCTGGATCAGCCGCTGCGCGAGTGGCTGGCGGCCCAGGGGCCGGATCCGGCTCCGCTGCTGCGTGGCCGTCTCCTGCTGGCCCTGGAGCAGCTCGATCGCGCCGACATCACCACCATTCACGGGTTCTGCCGCCGCACCCTGCAGCGGCAGGCCCTGGAGGCGGGACTGGGGCCGGCGGTGGCGCTGGAGAGCGGCGCCGCCGAGCGCCGCGGCCAGATCGTGCATGACTACTGGCAGCAGCAGGTGCTGCCCCTGCCCGCCGGGCACCTGGCGGGCCTGATCAGTCGCGGCGTCGGCCCCGATCGTCTGGCCGTTGTGCTGCAGGCCCTCGATGGCGATCCGGCCCTGGAGCTCGATCCCCTTCCTGAGGGTGTGGAGCTGGAACAACCCCTGGCCACCCAGCTGCAGGCCCGCTGGCAGGCGAGCTGGACGCGGTTCGCGGAGCTCTGGCGGCGCGACGCCGAAGAGCTGGAGCACAACCTGGCCGCCAGCGCCAATGCCGCCAAGGCGAGCGGCATCGACTACCGCCCCTATCGGCTCAAGCCCAGGCCGGACAAGCTCGACACCGTGAATGGCTGGCTGTCTGGCCTCGAGGAGCCTCCCGGCTACGGAGATCTCCTGGAGGTGAAGCCGCTGCGCGACTACTTCCACCCCGGCCCGGTGCAGAAGCTGGAGAGCGCTGCGCACCCCGAGGGCACCCGCCTGCCCCAGGCCGAGCTGCTGCAGGCCATCGCCGATCTGGTGGATGGCCCTGCGGAGCTGCTGCTGCTGCATTTCGCCCACTGGGGCCGCGCCGAACTGGCGCGTCGACGCGAGCGCAGCGGCGAGATGGGCTACGGCCAGCTGCTCGAGCAGCTCGATCCCGGCGAGCAGGTTGACCCTGGCGACACGTTGGGGCCTCGCGAGCAGCCGGATACACCGCTGCTGCGCGCCGTGGCCGCTCGCTACCGCGCCGCCCTGATCGACGAATTCCAGGACACCGATCCGATCCAGTGGCGCATCCTGCAGGGAGCCTTCGGCGGCGATCCCCCCCGCCATCTGCTGGTGATGGTGGGCGACCCCAAGCAGGCGATCTATCGCTTCCGCGGTGGTGAGCTGGCCACCTACCGCCGGGCCGCCGTGCAGGCGGAGGCCCGCTACGGCCTCGTGGAGAACCGCCGCTCCAGTTCCGGCCTGATTGACGGGCTGAATGCGCTGATGCGACCCGGTCTGGTGCGCTCCGAGCTGGAGGTTCCCGAAGTCCTCTGCCGGGCCCGTGGCGAGGAGCTGACCCTGGAGGCCGGAGAAGCGTCACTGCAGCTGCTGCAGCTGGAGCCCGACCAACTGGAGAAGCAGGTGGCGGCGTTCTGCCAGAGCCTGCTCGAGCGCCATCTGCGACTCTGCAAGGGGGCCAGCCACCGGCTGTTGGAGCCGGGCGACCTCTGCCTGCTGGTCAGCACCCACAAGGAGGCGGAGGCCCTGCGGGTCGCCCTGGAGCGCCGCGGCCTGCCCAGCCGGTTGGTGAGCCAGGGGGATGTGTTCGCCAGTGAGGGAGCCCTGGCCCTGCAGCGGTTGCTCGATGCCCTCGGCGCCCCTGGTGATCCGGGCCGCCTGCGGCTGCTGGCCGCCTCCACCCTGCTCGGGTGGAGCGCCGAGCGGATCCGCAGCGCCACGCCCCAGGCCTGGGATGGGCTGGCAGAGCGGATCGCCCGCCTGGCGGAACGACTGCCGCAGCAGGGGTTGACCGCGGTCCTCGGACAGCTGCTGTCCGGCGAGGGCCTGGCCCGGCTGGCCCTGCGCGGCCGCGCCCTGGCCGATCTGCAGCAGGCGGCCGAGCTGCTGCAGGAGCAGATGCATCGCCAGGGCCTGAGCCCGGTGGCCGCCGCCGACTGGCTGCGAAACCTGCGCCTGCAGGAGGAGCGCGAGGTGCCTGAGGAGCACCGCTGCCGCAGCGATGCGGCCGAATCGGCGATCGCCGTGGTGACCATCCATCGCAGCAAGGGTCTGGAGTATCCGGTGGTGATCTGCCCCAGCCTGTGGCGTGGCGAACGGGCCACCCGCGGCGGCAGCGCCAGCGTGGGCCGTCGCTGGCGGCCGCCCGGCAGCCGGCGCCCCCGCTTCGATCTGCACCTTGACCCTCGCTGGGGACCGGGCCGCGACGCCGCCCTCCAGAACGCCGAGGCCGAACGTCAGGAGGCCGAGCGCAAGGCCTATGTGGCCTGCACGCGGGCCCGTCACCTGCTCGTGCTCGGTTGGCCGGGTGCCGATCAGGCCCAGCAGGGCAATCCGCTCAGCCCCTGGCTGGTGGACGAAGGCTCGGAGGACGGTCTGCGGCGGTTGCCCCTGCACAGGATCGATCCCGACGCCCTTCCACCCGCCCGGCCACGCTGGCGACCCGGTCCATCTCGCGGAGAGCTTCAGGCGGGACCGCGGCCGGAGCGCAGCCTCGACAGCCGCTGGGGACGCGCCAGTTATTCCGCCTGGACCCACGCCGCCGCCGCCCTGCCGCCGGAGGCGCGCGATGAAGGCCGCGACAGCGACGCCCTCAGCCGCGATGGCGAGGACGCCGTCGCCGAGGTCGGCGAGGGTGTGGAACCGGGCGCTGAACGGAGCCACGATCAGCTGCCCGCATCGGCATCCGCATCCGCATCCGCATCCTGGCCTGCCCTCGGCCCCCTGGCCCGCTTCCCCCGCGGGGCGGGGCCGGGGGATGCCCTGCACCGCATGCTCGAGCTGATCGACTACCCCGCCCTGGCGGCCGGCGACCTCGAGGCGGCCGCTGGTGTGGTGTCGCGGGAGCTGGACCGCGCCGGCCTGGCGGCCGATCTGGCCGGCGGCGTGCTCACGGCCTTCCAGCAGCTGGTGCAGACCCCCCTGGGCGGTGAGCTGGGCAGCCTGCGACTGGCTGATCTCGAGCCGGCTGGCTGGCTCAATGAACTGGCCTTCGATCTGCCCCTGTCCATCGGCCCGGAGCGGCTGGTGCGCAGCAGCGGCCTGGCGGAGGTGTTCCGCCGCCACAACGGCGGCCGTTTCGGCAGGGACTACGCCACCCAGGTGCAGGCCCTGCGTGTGGCCAGTCGCGGTTTCCTCACCGGTTCGATCGATCTGGTGTTCCGCTGTGGGGAGCGCTGGTGGGTGGCGGACTGGAAGAGCAATTTCCTCGGCCGGCGCGATGCTGGCGGTGCCGTGCTCCGCTGCGGCCCGGCCGATTACTCCGGTGCGGCGATGGAGCAGCTGATGGCGAGCAACCATTACCCGTTGCAGGCGCACCTGTACCTGGTGGCGCTGCATCGCTACCTGCGCTGGCGCCTGCCGGGCTATGCCCCGGAACGCCATCTGGGTGGCTACGCCTACGTCTTCCTGCGGGGCGTGCCGGGTCCGGTGGCAGGCGAGATCTGCGCCGATGACGTACCGGGGGTGCTCGTGGAGCGGCCGCCTCTGCAACGCCTGCTGACTCTCGACGCGCTGCTGCGGGAGGGCCAGCCGTGA